The Sulfurospirillum halorespirans DSM 13726 genome has a window encoding:
- a CDS encoding fatty acid--CoA ligase has protein sequence MQLEHTLKNPYAHEYQLLIKNILNAPIYFDPNQEIVYRTEKRFTYATFKKRVHKLAHMLSALGVKKGDTVAVMDYDSHRYLECYFAIPMLGAILHTINIRLSPEQILYTIDHAEDDVILAHTDFLPVLEQIKGRLDVEHFIVLCDDEKMPPTSLHVKGEYEALLDKEADFFDFPDFDENTRATTFYTTGTTGFPKGVYFTHRQLVLHTLGALSTLGSAPHQGNFRQGDVYMPITPMFHVHAWGLPYVATMLGVKQVYPGRYIPDLLLELIDTEKVTFSHCVPTIMHMLFNSPKIHEVDLRGWKVMIGGAALPKAMCQEALKRGIDMFTGYGMSETCPILSIAQLTPEMLERDDDAQSDIRIKTGRSMALVEIHVVDETMQSLPQDGAHSGEIVVRSPWLTQGYFKDQKNSELLWHGGYLHTGDIATMDEKGYIKITDRMKDIIKVGGEWVSSLELEDIINQHPQVKEVAVIGVEDERWGERPLALVVVDPQKTVTDKELLLHAKEFIKKGIMAREGMLLKIKFVENIDKTSVGKVNKKELRQKYAL, from the coding sequence ATGCAACTTGAACATACCCTGAAAAACCCTTATGCCCATGAGTATCAACTCTTGATTAAAAACATTCTCAACGCTCCGATTTATTTTGATCCCAACCAAGAGATCGTCTACCGCACTGAGAAGCGTTTTACCTACGCGACATTTAAAAAACGTGTGCATAAACTCGCACATATGCTAAGCGCTCTTGGTGTGAAAAAAGGCGATACGGTAGCCGTGATGGATTATGACTCGCACCGTTATTTGGAGTGCTATTTTGCGATTCCTATGCTAGGAGCTATTTTACACACGATCAATATTCGTCTCAGCCCTGAGCAGATTCTCTACACGATTGATCATGCGGAAGATGATGTGATCTTAGCCCATACCGACTTTTTACCGGTCCTTGAGCAGATCAAAGGAAGGCTGGATGTGGAGCATTTTATTGTGCTATGCGATGATGAAAAAATGCCACCCACCTCTTTACATGTAAAAGGTGAATATGAAGCATTGCTAGACAAAGAAGCCGATTTTTTTGATTTTCCAGACTTTGATGAAAACACGCGTGCGACGACATTTTACACAACAGGAACGACGGGATTTCCCAAAGGTGTCTACTTTACCCATCGCCAACTGGTGCTTCATACCTTAGGAGCCCTTTCGACACTTGGAAGCGCCCCACACCAAGGCAATTTTCGCCAAGGGGATGTTTATATGCCCATTACCCCAATGTTTCATGTCCATGCGTGGGGATTGCCCTATGTTGCGACGATGCTCGGGGTCAAACAGGTCTATCCAGGGCGTTACATTCCCGACCTGCTTTTGGAGCTGATCGACACAGAAAAAGTCACCTTTTCGCATTGCGTTCCGACTATTATGCACATGCTTTTTAATTCGCCTAAAATCCATGAGGTCGATCTACGTGGTTGGAAAGTCATGATTGGAGGAGCGGCACTTCCCAAAGCAATGTGCCAAGAAGCCCTTAAAAGAGGCATTGATATGTTTACAGGATACGGCATGAGCGAGACGTGTCCCATTTTAAGCATTGCACAGCTCACGCCTGAAATGTTAGAGAGGGATGATGATGCACAAAGCGACATTCGCATTAAAACGGGACGTTCCATGGCACTCGTGGAGATTCATGTGGTGGATGAAACGATGCAATCATTGCCTCAAGATGGTGCACATTCGGGTGAAATTGTCGTGCGCTCTCCGTGGCTCACACAAGGCTATTTTAAAGATCAAAAAAACTCTGAACTTCTCTGGCATGGCGGTTATCTGCATACAGGCGATATCGCCACCATGGATGAAAAAGGCTATATCAAGATCACGGATCGCATGAAAGACATTATCAAAGTGGGCGGGGAATGGGTCTCTTCGCTGGAGCTTGAAGACATCATCAACCAACATCCACAAGTGAAAGAAGTTGCTGTTATTGGTGTGGAGGATGAGAGATGGGGTGAGCGACCGCTTGCACTTGTGGTCGTTGATCCGCAAAAGACAGTAACCGATAAAGAGCTACTGCTTCATGCCAAAGAGTTTATTAAAAAAGGTATCATGGCACGAGAAGGAATGCTGCTCAAAATAAAATTTGTTGAAAATATCGATAAAACCAGTGTTGGGAAAGTGAATAAAAAAGAACTTCGTCAAAAATACGCTCTCTAG
- a CDS encoding bifunctional diguanylate cyclase/phosphodiesterase, with product MNLISTLFHTLFASDDSDYNALYRFFDKSSSIMLLLDPENGKILNANEAAARYYGYTLEQLRQMSISTINTLPAEQVREERQRALKEERNYFNFQHQLANGEVRDVEVFSTPINLKEKRVLFSIIHDITDRKNVERELFEVNDNLAKQEILFKQILDTSSVAIFLVNLEGRITHANQRMAEMFLYPLEELINKEYVELIHVSEKEIGRQKMLSLLSSKIASVDLERVYCRTDGSSFWGQLTGKRFYDTKGEEIGLVGVIADIDERKYIQQCEQHHKQILQMIANTSPLSTILHVMTGDIESIHHHRIGCSMLLFDETNHKLILGATSNELQLLSTTLIDASEDDKHFLAHLMQLPSHPVLFSTLDEEPWWHEKTQNLYLKDRQHCFANPVFSAFGKPLGLLMICSLQEQPLTPREIKLVEDEVQFIALAIEKSKSDAKLQLAANVFTHAKERIIITDPYGTIIEANDAFVRNSGYLLNEIIGHNPRIMKSGRQEPIFYTQMWESILTLGHWQGEIWNRRKDGSIYAEMLTISAVKDSEGEIQNFVALFTDITIIKEHEKELEHLAHHDALTSLPNRMLLWDRLSQAIAEAQRYNTYLAVLYIDLDGFKEINDTYGHSIGDELLIAVSKRIASLLRKNETVARLGGDEFVAILTNLKEPRECEPILKRIIEAMSDVIVIHGIDLYISASIGISFYPDDSIKAEDLILYADKAMYNAKELGKNCYFFFNQIEK from the coding sequence ATGAACCTAATTTCAACGCTGTTTCATACATTATTTGCATCAGACGATAGTGACTACAATGCGCTGTACCGTTTTTTTGACAAAAGTAGCTCTATCATGTTACTGCTTGATCCTGAAAATGGAAAAATTCTCAATGCAAATGAAGCTGCGGCACGCTACTATGGGTACACCCTAGAGCAACTCAGGCAGATGTCTATTTCCACCATCAATACCCTTCCTGCTGAACAAGTGAGGGAAGAGCGCCAACGTGCCCTTAAGGAAGAGCGTAATTACTTTAACTTTCAACATCAGCTTGCCAATGGCGAAGTGCGTGATGTTGAAGTCTTTTCAACACCCATCAATCTTAAAGAGAAGAGAGTTCTTTTCTCCATCATTCATGACATTACCGATCGTAAAAATGTGGAACGCGAACTCTTCGAGGTCAATGATAATCTTGCCAAACAAGAGATTCTTTTTAAACAGATTCTTGACACGTCCAGTGTTGCCATCTTTTTGGTCAATCTGGAAGGTCGCATCACGCATGCAAATCAACGTATGGCGGAGATGTTTTTATACCCACTGGAAGAGCTTATCAACAAAGAGTATGTAGAACTTATCCACGTTTCAGAAAAAGAGATCGGACGCCAAAAGATGCTCTCACTTTTGAGCAGCAAAATTGCTTCGGTGGATTTGGAGCGTGTCTATTGCCGAACCGATGGTAGTAGCTTTTGGGGACAGTTGACAGGAAAACGATTTTACGATACCAAAGGCGAAGAGATAGGCCTTGTAGGCGTTATTGCGGACATTGATGAGCGTAAATACATCCAGCAATGTGAACAGCACCATAAACAAATTTTACAGATGATCGCCAATACGTCACCCCTCTCAACCATTTTACATGTAATGACAGGAGACATTGAGTCCATTCATCACCACCGCATTGGATGCAGCATGCTACTGTTTGATGAAACCAACCATAAACTCATACTGGGAGCCACTTCAAATGAGCTTCAACTTCTCAGCACCACCCTCATAGATGCTTCCGAAGACGATAAACACTTTTTAGCGCATCTGATGCAACTGCCCTCTCATCCTGTACTGTTTAGCACGCTTGATGAAGAGCCATGGTGGCATGAAAAAACACAAAATCTCTATTTAAAAGATAGGCAACATTGCTTTGCAAACCCTGTTTTCTCCGCTTTTGGGAAACCTTTGGGGCTTTTGATGATCTGCTCCTTACAAGAGCAGCCTCTTACGCCAAGAGAGATCAAGCTCGTTGAAGATGAAGTACAGTTTATTGCCCTTGCCATTGAAAAGAGTAAAAGCGATGCCAAGCTACAGCTCGCAGCCAATGTTTTTACACACGCCAAAGAGAGAATTATTATCACAGACCCTTATGGCACCATTATAGAGGCCAATGATGCTTTTGTACGTAATTCTGGGTATTTACTGAATGAGATCATCGGGCACAATCCACGCATCATGAAATCGGGTAGGCAAGAGCCCATATTTTATACACAGATGTGGGAGAGTATTCTTACCCTTGGTCATTGGCAAGGTGAGATTTGGAACCGTCGCAAAGATGGTAGTATTTACGCTGAGATGTTAACCATCAGTGCGGTCAAAGACAGCGAAGGTGAAATTCAAAATTTTGTAGCGCTTTTTACAGATATTACCATCATCAAAGAGCATGAAAAAGAGCTTGAACACCTTGCCCATCATGATGCCCTCACCTCACTTCCAAATCGTATGTTACTGTGGGATAGACTGAGCCAAGCCATCGCTGAAGCACAACGTTACAACACGTATTTGGCTGTTTTGTACATTGATCTAGATGGATTTAAAGAGATCAATGACACGTATGGACACAGCATTGGCGACGAACTGCTTATTGCCGTTTCTAAACGGATTGCTTCGTTGTTACGTAAAAATGAGACTGTTGCACGTTTGGGTGGTGATGAATTTGTAGCTATTTTGACCAATCTTAAAGAGCCTCGTGAATGTGAACCCATTTTGAAACGAATCATAGAAGCGATGAGTGATGTTATTGTCATTCATGGTATTGATCTTTACATCTCAGCCAGCATTGGCATCAGTTTTTATCCCGATGACTCCATCAAGGCAGAAGATCTCATCTTGTATGCCGATAAAGCGATGTACAATGCCAAAGAATTAGGCAAAAATTGTTACTTTTTTTTCAATCAGATTGAGAAATAG
- a CDS encoding zf-TFIIB domain-containing protein, giving the protein MKCPVCGTVDLLMSERSGVEIDYCPQCRGVWLDRGELDKIIERSSAPVVSNPTQQYYGKAEKSHHKEYSHDDKSYQQQGHYKKKESFLGELFDF; this is encoded by the coding sequence ATGAAATGCCCTGTATGTGGAACCGTTGATCTGTTAATGAGTGAGAGATCGGGAGTTGAGATAGATTACTGCCCACAGTGTCGAGGTGTCTGGTTAGATCGTGGTGAGCTTGATAAAATCATTGAGCGCTCAAGCGCTCCCGTTGTGTCAAATCCAACGCAACAATACTATGGAAAAGCTGAAAAGTCACATCATAAAGAGTACTCTCATGATGATAAATCGTATCAGCAACAAGGTCATTACAAGAAAAAAGAGAGTTTTCTAGGCGAGCTTTTTGATTTTTAG
- the recR gene encoding recombination mediator RecR: MMRGLEKFNKLVEAFEKLPTVGRKSAVRFAYHLVLNDTFSAMKLANAIESAIKSIRKCERCGALSEHEICDICLDERRDVQKLCIVESAKDIFVLEEHKLFDGRYFVLGDLEEETLAQLETIVQEGVKEMIFALTPSLANDALILFIEDKLKNHTLHFTKIAQGVPTGVHLENVDMLSLSKALESRTKT; this comes from the coding sequence ATGATGCGAGGATTAGAGAAGTTTAATAAACTGGTTGAGGCATTTGAAAAACTCCCAACAGTAGGACGAAAGTCAGCTGTTCGGTTTGCATACCATCTTGTGTTAAACGACACTTTTTCTGCTATGAAACTGGCTAATGCGATTGAGAGTGCGATTAAAAGTATTCGAAAATGTGAACGTTGTGGTGCACTGAGCGAACATGAAATTTGCGATATTTGTTTGGATGAAAGACGTGATGTTCAAAAACTCTGTATCGTGGAGAGTGCGAAGGACATTTTTGTTTTAGAAGAGCATAAGCTTTTTGATGGACGCTATTTTGTTTTGGGTGATTTGGAAGAGGAGACGTTGGCACAGTTAGAAACCATCGTACAAGAAGGTGTCAAAGAGATGATCTTTGCGCTTACTCCGTCATTAGCCAATGATGCACTGATTTTATTTATCGAAGATAAGCTCAAAAACCATACACTTCATTTTACCAAGATTGCACAGGGTGTGCCAACAGGTGTTCATCTTGAAAATGTCGATATGCTCTCTTTATCCAAAGCCCTTGAATCGCGCACGAAAACCTAA